A window of Selenomonas ruminantium subsp. lactilytica TAM6421 contains these coding sequences:
- a CDS encoding flagellar hook-associated protein 3 codes for MSIRVSSNQMVYSYQKQLNDANTRQTTLLEQGDGSKLHRPSDSPVDYSKFIRYDESINENEQYTNNVDTAISWMRTSDAALVNMTAIQTTFKEKTVGAANDTNNATDMAAIGKEMMAEIQELISLGNTMQGDRYVFGGQRDLTKPFELSEKEVDRGLAKTLDGNQQAFFSGKDGVYKNGSLQQMLTLNGNDGKTYYLNIKNGNVYSEDFVENGYKDIVAQNATATINDVPGREAGTISGWGNTTGSTKVSDYFKNTGEIKATGRAFSETISVDGQPVTLTFATVHQQIASYTGDNNHISMVKKNGTTEPTADAVNVTGEQIFGCDIFDDPDSGNTYSGTAMLNEMLTVHNKVVSDDHGWLVTDGQTISDQAHAVTVETETYLGARQQLYNSAKTMLSTVNETITSDITDVSSTDVAKLAVRLMQEQTIYNMSLSLGGRILPKSLADYL; via the coding sequence ATGTCGATTCGTGTTAGCAGCAATCAAATGGTTTACAGCTATCAGAAACAGTTGAACGACGCCAATACCAGACAGACAACCCTTTTGGAGCAGGGGGATGGCAGCAAGCTGCACCGCCCATCAGATTCTCCTGTCGATTATTCCAAATTCATCCGTTATGATGAAAGTATCAATGAAAATGAACAATATACGAATAATGTAGATACAGCTATATCCTGGATGAGAACCTCGGATGCTGCACTGGTTAATATGACGGCCATACAGACCACCTTTAAGGAAAAGACTGTTGGGGCTGCCAATGATACCAATAACGCTACGGATATGGCGGCTATTGGGAAAGAGATGATGGCTGAAATTCAGGAACTTATCTCATTGGGGAATACGATGCAGGGAGATCGCTATGTATTCGGCGGTCAGCGTGACCTGACCAAGCCTTTTGAATTATCGGAAAAAGAAGTCGATCGGGGGCTGGCTAAAACTCTGGATGGTAATCAGCAGGCATTCTTTTCCGGTAAAGACGGTGTTTATAAAAATGGTTCTTTGCAGCAGATGCTTACATTGAATGGTAATGACGGTAAAACATATTATCTCAACATCAAAAATGGCAATGTATATTCCGAAGATTTTGTGGAGAATGGCTACAAGGATATTGTGGCACAGAATGCCACTGCTACGATTAACGATGTACCCGGGCGTGAAGCGGGAACTATTTCCGGATGGGGAAATACGACAGGAAGCACCAAAGTATCAGATTATTTCAAGAATACTGGAGAAATAAAGGCTACGGGTAGAGCCTTCAGTGAGACGATATCAGTAGATGGGCAGCCCGTTACTTTGACATTTGCCACCGTTCATCAGCAGATTGCATCTTATACCGGAGATAATAATCATATTTCCATGGTTAAGAAAAATGGTACTACTGAACCTACTGCTGACGCAGTAAATGTTACGGGGGAGCAGATATTTGGCTGTGATATTTTTGATGATCCGGACTCTGGCAATACCTATTCGGGCACGGCAATGCTAAATGAAATGCTGACGGTGCATAATAAGGTAGTGTCGGACGATCATGGCTGGCTGGTTACGGATGGACAGACTATTTCTGATCAGGCTCATGCCGTGACTGTGGAAACAGAAACTTATCTTGGTGCGCGTCAGCAGCTTTACAATTCTGCTAAGACTATGCTCAGTACGGTAAATGAGACCATTACGAGTGACATAACCGATGTTAGTTCCACCGATGTGGCTAAACTGGCAGTTCGTCTTATGCAGGAGCAGACAATCTACAATATGAGCCTTTCTCTTGGAGGCAGAATCCTCCCGAAGAGTCTGGCTGATTATCTGTAA
- the flgK gene encoding flagellar hook-associated protein FlgK, giving the protein MRSTFSGLNTMVRGVFANQLSLDTVGHNITNASTEGYSRQSVNQAATRAQEVPSLYGNSLVGTGVDAMSIMRARNVYADKQFWAETSTHEYYKNQQVNYDKLEAIFDDSDKTGILNAMEKFYKAWSDLSANASTNSNRVTVVEQANILIDRVKTVSSQLQDQINAQYEDMRVHLSTINDINGQIVDLNKNIMSAEAAGSHANDLRDQRDLLVDELSKYMNLNVYEDDKGMYTVVSNGISMVNGINKLTLEMSDPYNNTTYGINDYTIQIKESGVSYIPLNGSLKAQLDTIAEDKTYIDKMADMMGFMLTTFNNMHQQGAGIDGADGNFGEFRNDGTYIGPSYGRNFFGDDNTIYSWDNTEHRVVATEYVSDSITRSLDYTDNGNEIYTPVVKIDGTLNEISYLDGINIINAMQVNGKITETGGTTLIAARKLTVEKYVDGNGTYGLDPNTGREHIVKVNGPGDGTNAVNMSNLFNLDASNVTNTATLSVQYVDLSETVRADANAVGKISLNAYYNSAMSTLGTNANSVDIKESAQDDLITQIVSWRSSTSGVDWNEELTNMIMFQKGYSACSRCLTTMDEMLDRLINSTGTVGR; this is encoded by the coding sequence ATGCGTTCCACATTTTCCGGACTGAATACAATGGTTCGCGGCGTTTTTGCTAATCAGTTATCATTGGATACCGTTGGTCATAATATAACCAATGCCTCTACGGAAGGCTATTCCCGTCAGTCGGTGAATCAGGCCGCCACCCGTGCCCAGGAAGTACCGTCTCTGTATGGCAATTCTCTGGTTGGTACTGGTGTTGATGCCATGTCCATCATGCGGGCACGCAATGTATACGCTGACAAGCAGTTTTGGGCGGAAACATCAACCCATGAGTACTACAAAAATCAGCAGGTTAATTATGACAAGCTAGAAGCAATTTTCGATGATTCGGATAAGACCGGCATCCTCAATGCCATGGAGAAATTCTACAAGGCTTGGAGTGATCTGTCTGCAAATGCGTCTACCAATAGCAATCGTGTTACGGTGGTGGAACAGGCTAATATCCTGATCGATCGGGTAAAAACGGTTTCGTCGCAGTTGCAGGATCAGATTAACGCCCAATATGAAGATATGCGGGTGCATTTAAGTACGATAAATGATATCAACGGTCAAATCGTTGATTTAAATAAAAATATTATGTCAGCCGAGGCGGCGGGATCACACGCCAATGATTTGCGTGACCAGCGCGACCTTTTGGTTGATGAATTGTCCAAGTACATGAATCTCAACGTTTATGAAGATGACAAAGGTATGTATACCGTGGTTTCCAATGGTATTTCCATGGTTAATGGTATAAACAAGCTGACCTTGGAGATGTCTGATCCATATAACAATACTACCTATGGCATAAATGATTATACGATTCAAATAAAGGAATCAGGTGTGTCTTATATTCCGTTGAACGGAAGTTTGAAAGCTCAGTTGGACACCATTGCCGAGGATAAGACTTATATTGATAAAATGGCCGACATGATGGGCTTTATGCTTACGACTTTTAATAATATGCACCAGCAGGGGGCAGGTATTGACGGTGCCGATGGCAATTTCGGTGAGTTTAGGAATGATGGCACATATATAGGTCCGTCCTATGGTCGTAATTTCTTTGGTGATGATAATACGATTTATTCCTGGGATAATACAGAGCATAGAGTAGTGGCTACAGAGTACGTGTCGGATAGCATTACACGCAGCCTGGACTATACTGATAATGGAAACGAAATTTACACGCCTGTTGTAAAGATAGATGGTACGCTTAATGAAATTTCATATCTGGATGGCATCAATATCATAAATGCTATGCAGGTCAATGGCAAGATAACCGAGACCGGTGGCACAACCTTGATCGCTGCTCGGAAACTTACGGTGGAGAAATATGTGGATGGTAATGGAACTTATGGCCTCGATCCCAATACAGGCAGGGAACATATTGTGAAAGTCAACGGCCCTGGGGATGGAACGAATGCGGTCAATATGAGCAACCTTTTCAATCTGGATGCATCTAATGTCACCAATACTGCGACCCTTTCTGTACAGTATGTTGACCTCAGCGAAACTGTGCGGGCTGATGCCAACGCTGTGGGCAAGATTTCGCTGAATGCCTATTATAATTCGGCCATGTCCACGCTGGGAACCAATGCCAATTCTGTCGATATCAAGGAAAGTGCGCAGGATGACCTGATTACTCAGATTGTCAGCTGGCGTTCCTCCACTTCCGGTGTTGACTGGAATGAAGAACTTACCAATATGATTATGTTCCAAAAAGGCTATAGTGCCTGCTCCCGTTGCCTCACCACCATGGATGAGATGTTGGACAGGCTGATTAATAGCACCGGTACCGTAGGACGCTAA
- a CDS encoding flagellar protein FlgN, with amino-acid sequence MWQDFANILNELNKDYKALIEIGKKKRTALILVDMKTVEALLPEEEKTTSHIAQLEKKRQAILLKLAATNEKLGPDSKMEDIMGLIPAGKLRSVVQNLYRMLQATVKEAKELSEGNALLIRAAMEAAAFHLNRLGGAQVEPAYGKGGEATTHHKNFEFNA; translated from the coding sequence ATGTGGCAGGATTTTGCAAATATATTGAATGAACTCAACAAGGATTATAAGGCACTGATTGAAATCGGCAAAAAGAAACGCACGGCCCTGATCCTGGTGGATATGAAGACTGTGGAAGCTCTGTTGCCGGAAGAGGAAAAAACAACCAGCCATATTGCCCAATTGGAAAAAAAGCGTCAGGCTATACTCCTTAAACTGGCTGCTACCAATGAAAAATTGGGGCCAGACTCTAAAATGGAGGATATTATGGGGCTGATCCCTGCAGGAAAGTTGCGGTCAGTTGTGCAGAATCTTTACAGAATGTTGCAGGCTACCGTGAAGGAAGCCAAGGAACTAAGTGAGGGCAATGCCCTGTTGATTCGTGCCGCCATGGAAGCTGCAGCCTTTCATCTGAACCGTCTGGGGGGAGCTCAGGTGGAACCAGCTTATGGCAAAGGCGGCGAGGCAACCACACATCACAAGAATTTTGAGTTTAACGCCTGA
- the flgM gene encoding flagellar biosynthesis anti-sigma factor FlgM, with protein sequence MIINGNVQAVAGAYSVSSASGVKRVGNVREAAKSDEVLLSREGQSFSSMLQKLQNMDEVRGEKVQNLNERFANGDYNVPSENIAASLLGIRF encoded by the coding sequence ATGATTATCAATGGCAATGTACAGGCTGTGGCAGGGGCTTACAGTGTAAGTTCTGCAAGCGGCGTGAAGCGGGTCGGTAATGTTCGGGAAGCAGCTAAGAGTGATGAGGTTCTTTTATCCCGTGAGGGGCAGAGCTTCAGCAGCATGCTTCAGAAACTGCAGAATATGGACGAAGTCCGCGGTGAGAAGGTGCAGAACCTGAACGAAAGATTTGCTAATGGTGACTACAATGTACCCAGTGAAAATATTGCAGCCAGCCTTTTAGGCATTCGATTCTAA
- a CDS encoding flagella protein, which produces MAGKIKNCPMCGKLFNDTGHKVCMDCYDKILEKEHEVVEYVRDHRGAKIPEICEATGAPSGMIKKMIREGRFEQIGIKMTYPCEKCGAPIITGKICQSCEEAARAELQKQAAMQTAARQMSKTDQNRGQGFRSKDR; this is translated from the coding sequence ATGGCTGGAAAAATCAAGAATTGTCCCATGTGCGGGAAGCTTTTTAACGACACGGGACATAAGGTATGTATGGATTGCTACGACAAGATCCTTGAGAAGGAACATGAAGTAGTGGAGTATGTCCGCGATCATCGGGGGGCGAAGATTCCCGAGATCTGCGAAGCTACCGGCGCTCCTTCAGGCATGATCAAGAAGATGATTCGTGAAGGCCGCTTTGAGCAGATTGGAATCAAGATGACCTATCCCTGTGAGAAATGTGGTGCACCAATCATTACCGGCAAGATTTGCCAGTCCTGTGAAGAGGCTGCCCGGGCAGAACTCCAGAAGCAGGCAGCTATGCAGACTGCAGCCCGGCAGATGTCCAAAACTGATCAGAACAGAGGACAGGGCTTCCGATCCAAGGATCGTTAA
- a CDS encoding ShlB/FhaC/HecB family hemolysin secretion/activation protein codes for MKKLSKIKIATGLMVAVMNLGGSMALAAPSLSQPGQEVNENLPRPEAEVKDNNPERPQAAPQVEFAISNFRLEAPDLYLDKKELTKILQDGMGENKTMTQLNATLSALTRYCRQHGYPAAAAYVPAQESHDGMILIKVIPGRYGEIKIDNRSRMKDRVAKGFVNSLKAGDIIRTGRLETTLYSISDVSGTKAVGVLSPGKEFGTSDLTVRIEKGKGSNTVLYVENYGSKDTGQYRYGLQHNIYDVSGNGDKVSVGGMLSNKHMHNYYANYETIVGRGGATLGLGYSRMDYETGLGNLGINGIAETASLFGHRSLYHLTNSGLTIRYGYDYRKLKDEHTGFGTARKHSHSGYVALEGFERRKGSIVNYSAKVTTGVLGLDSDYAKQIYSRKGTQGHYTKGEVSVSAVERLGNRADVLIKGSGQIASHNLDGSERMYLGGASGVRAYPQGEGAGDEGIMGTVEARFYTKVPGLVFSTYYDVGHVWYRNDGQKEPTGNLNVSSTGITLMGYGAALSYTKPNDWFARLDYARRIGDDPGLSEKAKAKGRAWFMLGKIW; via the coding sequence ATGAAGAAATTAAGCAAAATAAAAATTGCAACAGGATTGATGGTTGCTGTTATGAATTTAGGAGGGAGCATGGCTCTGGCCGCGCCCTCTCTTTCCCAGCCCGGGCAGGAGGTTAATGAAAACCTCCCCCGCCCGGAAGCGGAAGTGAAGGACAATAATCCCGAAAGGCCGCAGGCGGCTCCTCAGGTGGAATTTGCCATAAGTAATTTCCGGCTGGAAGCCCCGGACCTTTATTTGGACAAGAAGGAACTAACAAAGATCCTGCAGGACGGCATGGGTGAGAACAAGACGATGACGCAGCTGAATGCCACGTTGTCGGCTCTCACCCGCTACTGCCGGCAGCATGGCTATCCAGCGGCGGCGGCCTATGTCCCCGCCCAGGAAAGTCATGATGGCATGATTCTGATCAAGGTCATTCCCGGCCGTTATGGGGAAATCAAGATTGACAACCGCAGCCGTATGAAAGATCGGGTGGCCAAGGGATTTGTCAACAGCCTCAAGGCGGGGGATATTATTCGCACGGGCCGGTTGGAAACCACCCTGTATTCCATCTCGGATGTGAGCGGTACTAAGGCTGTCGGTGTGCTGAGTCCAGGCAAGGAATTCGGCACCAGCGATCTGACCGTGCGTATCGAAAAGGGCAAGGGCAGCAATACCGTCCTCTATGTGGAAAATTATGGCAGTAAGGATACAGGCCAGTATCGTTACGGGTTACAGCATAATATCTATGATGTCAGCGGCAATGGCGATAAGGTATCCGTGGGCGGAATGCTTTCCAATAAGCATATGCATAACTACTATGCCAATTATGAGACCATTGTGGGACGTGGCGGGGCTACGTTAGGTTTGGGCTATAGCCGTATGGATTATGAGACAGGGCTGGGCAACTTGGGGATTAATGGCATTGCCGAAACGGCCAGCCTGTTTGGGCATCGTTCCCTGTACCATTTAACCAACAGTGGGCTGACAATTCGCTATGGATATGATTATCGCAAACTTAAAGATGAACATACCGGGTTCGGGACAGCACGCAAACATTCACATAGTGGTTATGTAGCGCTGGAAGGTTTTGAACGGCGCAAGGGATCGATTGTCAATTATAGTGCTAAAGTAACCACAGGTGTTCTAGGGCTGGATTCTGACTATGCAAAACAGATTTATAGCAGGAAAGGAACACAGGGACATTATACGAAAGGCGAGGTAAGCGTGTCTGCTGTAGAACGGCTTGGCAATCGTGCGGATGTATTGATTAAAGGCAGTGGACAGATTGCCAGTCATAATCTTGATGGCTCTGAGCGTATGTATTTGGGCGGAGCCAGTGGAGTCAGAGCCTATCCTCAGGGCGAGGGTGCCGGCGATGAGGGCATAATGGGAACCGTGGAAGCAAGATTTTACACGAAAGTACCAGGATTAGTTTTCAGTACTTATTATGATGTTGGTCATGTTTGGTATCGCAATGACGGTCAGAAAGAGCCAACTGGTAATCTGAATGTATCATCGACGGGGATAACCTTGATGGGTTATGGTGCGGCCCTTTCCTACACTAAGCCCAATGACTGGTTCGCCCGATTGGATTATGCCCGTCGTATTGGTGATGATCCTGGTCTCAGCGAGAAAGCCAAGGCTAAGGGCCGGGCGTGGTTTATGCTAGGAAAAATTTGGTAA